A part of Maridesulfovibrio hydrothermalis AM13 = DSM 14728 genomic DNA contains:
- a CDS encoding symporter small accessory protein yields MMLGLGSVEIAAVFWLCLLASLGCVAYGLLNWNTKGKPDATALNLEVGKDKGRK; encoded by the coding sequence ATGATGTTAGGACTAGGAAGTGTGGAAATCGCGGCAGTATTCTGGCTGTGCCTGCTCGCTTCACTCGGTTGCGTCGCTTATGGACTTTTGAACTGGAACACTAAAGGCAAACCTGATGCTACTGCTTTAAATCTCGAAGTAGGCAAAGACAAAGGCAGGAAGTAA
- the gdhA gene encoding NADP-specific glutamate dehydrogenase → MDILELVKNRDPNEREFHQAVTEVVESIKPVLDRNPEYRSASILQRIVEPERVIMFRVPWADDDGDVHVNRGFRVEMNSAIGPYKGGLRFHPSVNLGILKFLAFEQVFKNALTSLPMGGGKGGSDFDPKGKSDMEVQRFCQSFMLELSRHIGPNTDIPAGDIGVGAREIGYMFGMYKKVRNEFTGVLTGKGLNWGGSLIRPEATGYGSVYFAAEMLNAKGKTFEGTKYLVSGSGNVAQYTMEKLIELGSTPVTFSDSSGYIYDEKGVDRDKLEYIMQLKNVRRGRVSEYADKYPEAVYTPIDPDLDYNPLWSHKADCAFPSATQNEINAKDAANMVANGIKVVSEGANMPTMPDGVDIFLDGGLLYGPGKAANAGGVSVSGLEMSQNSMRLNWPREEVDQRLKHIMKNIHKSCMDTAEQYGSPFNYVKGANIAGFVKVSQAMLDQGIV, encoded by the coding sequence ATGGACATTTTGGAACTGGTCAAAAACAGAGATCCCAATGAGCGGGAATTCCATCAGGCGGTTACTGAGGTTGTAGAGTCGATTAAACCTGTTCTCGACCGTAACCCTGAATACCGCAGTGCTAGTATCCTTCAGCGAATTGTAGAGCCGGAACGAGTGATCATGTTTCGTGTCCCCTGGGCTGATGATGATGGTGATGTTCATGTCAACCGCGGATTTCGCGTTGAAATGAACAGCGCAATCGGTCCGTATAAAGGCGGGCTGAGGTTTCACCCTTCTGTAAATCTCGGCATTCTTAAATTTCTGGCTTTTGAGCAGGTATTCAAGAATGCTTTGACTTCTTTGCCTATGGGCGGCGGCAAGGGCGGTTCTGATTTTGATCCCAAAGGAAAGTCTGACATGGAAGTGCAGCGTTTCTGCCAGAGTTTTATGCTTGAACTTTCCCGTCATATCGGTCCCAATACTGACATACCGGCCGGAGATATAGGCGTTGGCGCACGTGAGATCGGTTACATGTTCGGCATGTACAAGAAGGTCAGAAATGAGTTTACCGGTGTGCTGACCGGTAAAGGATTAAACTGGGGTGGAAGTCTTATCCGTCCGGAAGCAACCGGGTATGGCTCAGTCTACTTTGCCGCAGAGATGCTGAACGCAAAGGGAAAAACTTTTGAAGGAACTAAATATCTTGTTTCCGGTTCCGGCAATGTTGCCCAGTACACCATGGAAAAACTTATTGAACTCGGCAGTACTCCGGTTACCTTTTCTGATTCATCCGGTTATATTTATGATGAAAAGGGCGTTGATCGCGATAAGCTTGAGTATATTATGCAACTTAAAAATGTACGTCGCGGGCGTGTCAGCGAGTATGCCGACAAATATCCGGAAGCTGTGTACACTCCAATTGACCCGGACCTTGATTACAATCCGCTCTGGAGTCATAAAGCTGATTGCGCATTTCCTTCTGCCACGCAGAATGAAATTAATGCAAAGGATGCTGCTAATATGGTTGCCAACGGTATCAAGGTTGTTTCCGAAGGGGCCAATATGCCGACTATGCCGGACGGCGTGGACATTTTTCTTGACGGCGGACTCCTCTACGGACCGGGCAAGGCTGCGAATGCCGGCGGTGTCTCTGTTTCCGGTCTGGAAATGAGTCAGAACAGCATGCGGCTGAACTGGCCCAGAGAGGAGGTTGATCAGCGTCTTAAACATATTATGAAAAATATTCATAAATCATGCATGGATACCGCAGAGCAGTATGGCAGCCCGTTTAACTATGTTAAGGGTGCAAATATTGCCGGTTTTGTAAAAGTATCTCAAGCTATGCTTGATCAGGGTATTGTTTAA
- a CDS encoding PEP/pyruvate-binding domain-containing protein has protein sequence MDDKMTFLGGQTNKFNLYHELMQIKVRDILLISSPYDAWVMEEDSRISERIVSEYRGLNLSSPPRLTWVSNIEEALELLDVRFFDLVILMPHLTNMKCCSMGKKIKEKIPGIPVVMLAHKQVMASDEDLCEGTDRQFVWSGDAELLVAMVKNLEDLLNVEHDTKEVGIRVIIVVEDSPRYLASFLPILYKELVRQTQALLEEGLNSEHRLLTMRARPKILTARTYEQAIDLFEKYEPYILGVISDVRFPRNGKLDGNSGIDLLREIKAHRDDIPLLLASNEPENKERAATVPAYFVDKNSPELMTIVRKFVTEHLGFGDFIVRDIDGNEVKRAASLYSLERILRNIPEDVFVTHCQRNDFSRWFYARTEITLANKIRPLKGGDFPDWESHRQHLLGLIRERRMQRQQGVIVSFNPKDFDPDTDFLKIGSGSLGGKARGVAFICSMLNRNPWLHEKYKDMVIAAPRTLTIATSGFDDFMEMNDLSYLATADIDDEKVAEIFNDAFFPGWIEAQLWAYLQEVKFPLSVRSSSLLEDAQYQAYAGLYSTYMIPNDHPDLERRLQQLVAAIKLVWASTYYKAPKSFSQRVNQRTDEEKMAVIIQEVVGQRYGNHYFPAISGVGQSYNYYPFGKMKPEHGVATIALGIGKSVVDGEQCIRFSPRYPKILPQCPTLSDSLKNAQTTFYGLHMLDGEINDIHEDANLEKLNIADFENSGPVRMLASTFVPEEGRIRDTAHIPGPKVILFAPVLKHKLIPLSAVLTDVLKLAEKGMGGPVEMEFAINLFEDGRKPEFNLLQLRPMSARADLNQISISDSDVKNAVCVSSHALGNAEKNDIVDILIVRPDCFDVSKTRQIAMEISKINGQLIKQKRKYILAGPGRWGSADHWLGIPVEWPDISGVSAIIETSTESLKVEPSQGSHFFHNITTLGINYLMVLDKPGNVMNWDWFTAQPLVEEGEYVSHLRLPVPVILKVDGRSSQGVILPAKGSDDYCLLRECVY, from the coding sequence ATGGACGATAAGATGACTTTTTTGGGTGGGCAGACCAATAAGTTCAACCTTTACCATGAGCTGATGCAGATTAAGGTGCGGGATATTCTGCTTATATCCAGTCCTTATGATGCGTGGGTTATGGAAGAGGACAGTCGTATTTCAGAACGCATTGTCAGTGAATATCGCGGTTTGAATTTGAGTAGTCCTCCCCGTTTGACCTGGGTTTCTAATATTGAAGAGGCCCTTGAGCTGCTTGATGTGCGTTTTTTTGATTTGGTTATTTTGATGCCGCATTTGACCAATATGAAATGCTGCAGCATGGGAAAAAAAATTAAGGAAAAGATTCCGGGAATTCCGGTTGTTATGCTGGCGCATAAGCAGGTTATGGCCTCTGATGAGGATTTGTGCGAGGGAACCGACCGGCAATTTGTATGGTCCGGAGATGCCGAACTGCTGGTGGCGATGGTTAAGAATCTGGAAGATCTTCTGAATGTTGAACATGACACTAAGGAAGTCGGCATCAGAGTTATTATCGTTGTTGAGGATTCTCCGCGATATCTGGCTTCATTCCTGCCGATTTTATATAAAGAACTGGTGCGGCAGACTCAGGCTCTTCTGGAAGAAGGGCTGAATTCTGAGCACAGGCTGCTTACTATGAGGGCGCGTCCGAAAATTCTGACCGCCCGTACCTATGAGCAGGCCATTGATCTATTTGAAAAATATGAACCTTATATTCTGGGCGTTATTTCTGATGTGCGTTTTCCCCGTAATGGAAAACTGGATGGTAACTCAGGTATTGATCTGCTCAGGGAGATAAAAGCCCATCGTGATGATATTCCGCTTCTTCTTGCCAGTAACGAGCCTGAAAATAAGGAGCGCGCTGCAACTGTTCCCGCATATTTTGTAGATAAAAATTCGCCGGAACTCATGACCATTGTGCGGAAGTTTGTGACTGAACATCTTGGCTTCGGTGATTTTATTGTCAGAGATATTGATGGAAATGAAGTTAAACGGGCCGCCAGTTTATATTCACTGGAGCGGATTCTGCGTAATATCCCTGAAGATGTTTTTGTAACTCACTGTCAGCGTAATGATTTTTCCCGCTGGTTTTACGCCCGTACTGAAATTACCTTAGCCAATAAGATAAGACCCCTCAAGGGAGGTGATTTTCCGGACTGGGAATCGCATCGGCAGCATTTGCTGGGACTCATTAGAGAGAGAAGGATGCAGCGTCAGCAGGGGGTTATTGTTTCATTTAACCCTAAGGATTTTGATCCTGATACGGATTTTCTTAAAATAGGATCAGGATCACTTGGTGGAAAGGCCAGAGGGGTGGCGTTTATCTGTTCCATGCTGAACCGCAATCCGTGGCTGCATGAAAAATATAAAGATATGGTCATTGCTGCGCCGCGTACTTTGACCATCGCTACTTCCGGTTTTGATGACTTTATGGAAATGAATGATCTTTCATATCTTGCAACGGCAGATATAGACGATGAAAAAGTTGCCGAAATTTTCAACGATGCTTTTTTCCCGGGGTGGATTGAAGCTCAGCTGTGGGCTTATTTGCAGGAAGTCAAATTTCCGCTCTCGGTAAGGTCGTCCAGCCTTCTTGAGGATGCGCAATATCAGGCGTATGCCGGACTTTATAGCACCTACATGATTCCTAATGATCATCCGGATCTTGAACGGAGGCTTCAACAGCTGGTTGCTGCAATTAAACTGGTCTGGGCTTCTACATACTACAAAGCACCCAAATCTTTTTCACAGCGTGTAAACCAGCGTACTGATGAAGAAAAAATGGCGGTAATTATTCAGGAAGTCGTGGGACAGCGTTACGGGAATCATTATTTTCCGGCCATTTCCGGCGTGGGGCAGTCGTATAATTATTATCCGTTTGGAAAAATGAAGCCTGAACACGGGGTGGCAACGATTGCTCTCGGCATTGGTAAATCTGTTGTTGACGGGGAGCAGTGCATTCGTTTTTCACCTCGTTACCCCAAAATCCTGCCTCAGTGCCCTACACTTAGTGATTCTCTTAAAAATGCCCAAACAACATTTTACGGTTTGCATATGCTTGATGGCGAAATTAATGACATTCACGAGGATGCAAATCTTGAGAAGCTGAATATTGCTGACTTTGAAAATTCAGGTCCGGTGCGCATGCTCGCGTCCACCTTTGTTCCAGAGGAGGGTAGAATCAGGGATACTGCCCATATTCCCGGTCCTAAAGTAATACTTTTTGCTCCAGTTCTTAAACATAAGCTGATTCCGTTATCGGCAGTGCTGACTGATGTACTCAAACTGGCTGAAAAAGGGATGGGCGGCCCTGTTGAAATGGAGTTTGCAATCAATCTTTTTGAGGATGGGCGCAAGCCTGAATTCAACCTGTTGCAGCTTCGGCCGATGAGTGCCCGTGCCGATCTTAACCAGATAAGTATCAGTGACAGTGACGTAAAGAATGCCGTCTGTGTTTCCAGTCATGCTCTCGGCAATGCTGAGAAGAATGATATTGTAGATATACTTATCGTGCGTCCCGATTGTTTTGATGTGTCAAAGACCAGACAGATTGCTATGGAGATTTCAAAGATAAACGGACAGCTCATAAAACAGAAACGCAAATATATTCTGGCTGGTCCGGGACGCTGGGGGTCCGCTGACCACTGGCTGGGTATTCCTGTTGAGTGGCCGGATATTTCAGGGGTTTCGGCAATAATTGAGACTTCAACTGAATCTCTCAAAGTAGAGCCTTCGCAGGGGTCGCATTTTTTTCATAACATTACGACACTGGGAATTAATTATCTGATGGTACTTGATAAACCGGGAAATGTTATGAACTGGGATTGGTTTACTGCGCAGCCGCTTGTTGAAGAAGGTGAGTATGTAAGTCATTTACGTCTCCCTGTTCCAGTTATTCTCAAGGTGGATGGACGCAGTTCGCAGGGGGTTATTCTGCCTGCAAAAGGAAGTGATGATTACTGCTTGCTTCGTGAATGTGTTTATTAG
- a CDS encoding STAS domain-containing protein — protein sequence MKKIDEIPDTDPDNLSIADSLSFDFTEEEIEGYKVLCPRGSVNNATVKFMKNRLYDLSCENGCKLIMSMKEVDSIDSVGLGTLISAHKKCNDCGGKIVFSDLNPMILRNMKMLCMDRYLNMTQDIQSAQELFD from the coding sequence ATGAAAAAAATAGATGAAATTCCGGATACCGACCCTGATAATTTATCAATTGCTGATTCTTTAAGTTTCGATTTTACCGAAGAAGAGATAGAAGGATATAAGGTTCTTTGTCCCAGGGGCAGTGTGAATAATGCTACGGTCAAGTTTATGAAGAATCGTCTTTATGATTTGAGTTGCGAAAATGGGTGCAAGCTTATTATGTCCATGAAGGAGGTTGACTCCATTGACAGTGTCGGTCTGGGAACCCTTATTTCCGCCCATAAAAAGTGTAATGATTGTGGTGGCAAGATTGTTTTTAGCGACTTAAATCCTATGATTTTAAGAAATATGAAAATGCTTTGCATGGATCGTTATCTCAACATGACTCAGGACATACAGTCTGCGCAGGAGTTGTTTGACTGA